ATGGTACGGTGCGTACGTTCTCGGTCATCCGAACGGCAAGCGACGACTATGATATCCAGACACCCTATGTGATTGCTATCATAGAACTCGAAGAAGGGACCTGCATGACAGCGCAGGTGATCTGTGAACCTGATGAGATTTCAATCGGCATGCCGGTAAAGAGCGTGTTCCGAAAGATTATCGCTGATGGTGACAGTGGTGTTATTGTCTACGGCACAAAGTTTGTGCCTGCATAAATTATACCGAATAAATAACTCTATTTTTCAGCACTCATCTGTGCCAAAGAATTTTCATCATTCCTGTCAATGGTATATTTAATGCTCCTCCACCGTCATCTGTTCTCCCGCATGGGAAAAGGGATTCTGGTGATTCTGGCGCTCTGTGTTTTCAGTGCTGCAGCTGCGGCCATAGACTGTGATGCATACGGGAGTAACCATATTCTTATCATTCATTCATACGGGCCTGATATGGACTGGGTCGATGCGGTCACAGAAGGTCTTCACCGTGTTTTTCCGGCAGATGATCCGGCCAACATCTTTTATTCTGAATATATGGACGGGAAGATTGTCTCGGATGACGAACACTATGAAAATCTCGCCGATGTGTACCGACATAAATATTCGTCTGTCCCAATTGACCTGATATTTGTCTCCGATGATGATGCGTATACCTTTATCCGAGCATATGGTGACGAGCTCTTCCCCGGTGTCCCGATTGTATTCTTCGGGGTGGGTGGATATGACCCCGTACACCGTGAAGAGATGCCAAATCTGACAGGGGTTGTCGAGATGACCCGTGTCAGCCTGACGGTTGATCTGATCACAACCCTGCAGCCCGGTGTGCAGGAAATCTATGTGGTGAATGATCCGGGAACAACCACCGGAAAAATCTTCGCCGAAGAATTGCTCGGGAGGACGGCAGTACGCGCCGATACCCCGGTATTCAATGCGCCCGGTGAGGTACGGATGTCAGCACTCTGTCGTGACCTGCAGAATCTCACCCCTGGCACGGCCGTTCTTCTGATGGATTTCAACCGCGACAGTGAAGGCCGGATTTATAGTGACCGTGAGATTGCCGGTATCGTTTCGGCCTGGTCGCCGGTGCCGGTATACGGAATCTCTGATACCTTCGTTGGGTATGGCATTGTCGGGGGGTATGTCACCCCCACTGCCATTCAGGCAGAACATGCAGCACGGATTGGTGCAGATATCCTGAACGGTACTCCGGTCGGTGATATTCCCGTTTTCGAATCGCCTGAGGGACAGATTGTTGTTGACTATCCCGAGATGCAGAGGCATAATCTTCCGTTTTTTCTCCTGCCGGAGGGTAGTATAATCGTAAATGAACCGGATACAGCGATTGTTCTACCCAGCTGGGTGGTCGCTGTTATGGTAGTGATAGCAGGTTCTCTTACGGTTGTGGTGGTTGTTCTGGGTATCACGAACAGGCGTGTCACAATGGCAAGACGTGAGGTGGATGCATTAAATAGGAAATTAAAGACGCTCTTCTCTATAACGCGGCATGATGTCAATAATCAGGTGATGGCCGCCTCAGGATTCCTTGAACTCCTGGGTGAAGATGTCACGGATTCGCGTCTTCATTTATTCATTGATAATATCCAGAAGTCTTTGCATGCTATTGAACACCAGATTGAATTTGCCCGCGAGTATGAGAAGGCGGGTGCATCTGAACCCGTATGGCAGAACCTTCAGGCAGTCGCAGAACAGGAGGCGGCAAATCAGCATGCCGTCTCCATTGACGTGGATGCTGGTGGGATTGAGATCTATGCTGACCCGATGTTGGAGAAAGTCTTTACCAATCTCTTTGAGAATACCGTCCGTCACGGAGACCATGCAACCCATGTGCGGGTGACAGCCGATGTTCGCGGTGATGCCCGGGTCATTGTGGTGGAAGATAACGGGGTTGGTGTCCCTGATGAAAAGAAGGATCATATCTTTGGACGGGGATATGGTTCACATACGGGATACGGCCTTTTCCTTGCATCTGATATCCTTGCGATTACCGGCCTTGCCATTGCTGAAACGGGGACATACGGGACTGGCGCCCGCTTTGAGATAACCGTACCAAAGGGGCGCTGGCGCACGGTCCGATAAGACAAAAAGATGATATTAACGCAG
Above is a window of Methanogenium organophilum DNA encoding:
- a CDS encoding Zn-ribbon domain-containing OB-fold protein, whose product is MSVPRYWRKQQNRYNLKGNKCETCGRYFFPPRAFCPECRRDGKIVDYEFSGNGTVRTFSVIRTASDDYDIQTPYVIAIIELEEGTCMTAQVICEPDEISIGMPVKSVFRKIIADGDSGVIVYGTKFVPA
- a CDS encoding sensor histidine kinase, producing MLLHRHLFSRMGKGILVILALCVFSAAAAAIDCDAYGSNHILIIHSYGPDMDWVDAVTEGLHRVFPADDPANIFYSEYMDGKIVSDDEHYENLADVYRHKYSSVPIDLIFVSDDDAYTFIRAYGDELFPGVPIVFFGVGGYDPVHREEMPNLTGVVEMTRVSLTVDLITTLQPGVQEIYVVNDPGTTTGKIFAEELLGRTAVRADTPVFNAPGEVRMSALCRDLQNLTPGTAVLLMDFNRDSEGRIYSDREIAGIVSAWSPVPVYGISDTFVGYGIVGGYVTPTAIQAEHAARIGADILNGTPVGDIPVFESPEGQIVVDYPEMQRHNLPFFLLPEGSIIVNEPDTAIVLPSWVVAVMVVIAGSLTVVVVVLGITNRRVTMARREVDALNRKLKTLFSITRHDVNNQVMAASGFLELLGEDVTDSRLHLFIDNIQKSLHAIEHQIEFAREYEKAGASEPVWQNLQAVAEQEAANQHAVSIDVDAGGIEIYADPMLEKVFTNLFENTVRHGDHATHVRVTADVRGDARVIVVEDNGVGVPDEKKDHIFGRGYGSHTGYGLFLASDILAITGLAIAETGTYGTGARFEITVPKGRWRTVR